From a single Sinomonas atrocyanea genomic region:
- a CDS encoding HD domain-containing protein encodes MGPKRTATANHVGRDVSASIPAEADGVFGLDTGLGDRLGLELAQIWPRAVVHLGVRSNDAHTLYAVAIARSLLAAYPEADAGVVLPAIMLHDTGWSAVPPGEVLEAIAPGGGRPDLVLLHEKEGARLAEGILAAAGVPDERAARIVEIIDGHDSRREALSIEDAIVKDADKTWRLTPHGLDTVMDWFGLDRGQALRLCASRVTGHLFTDAARSLARGLAAVESANLWPERAALELP; translated from the coding sequence CGCGTCCATCCCCGCCGAAGCGGACGGCGTGTTCGGGCTGGACACCGGGCTCGGGGACCGGCTCGGCCTCGAACTGGCACAGATCTGGCCGCGCGCGGTGGTCCACCTGGGGGTGCGCAGCAACGACGCGCACACGCTCTACGCGGTGGCGATCGCCCGGTCGCTGCTCGCGGCCTACCCCGAGGCCGATGCCGGCGTGGTGCTGCCGGCGATCATGCTGCACGACACCGGCTGGTCCGCGGTGCCCCCGGGCGAGGTGCTCGAGGCCATCGCCCCCGGCGGCGGCCGGCCGGACCTCGTGCTGCTGCACGAGAAGGAGGGCGCCCGGCTCGCCGAGGGGATCCTCGCCGCAGCGGGCGTCCCGGACGAGCGGGCGGCCCGGATCGTGGAGATCATCGATGGGCATGACTCGCGCCGCGAGGCCCTTTCGATCGAGGACGCGATCGTCAAGGATGCGGACAAGACCTGGCGGCTCACCCCGCACGGCCTGGACACGGTGATGGACTGGTTCGGGCTGGACCGCGGGCAGGCGCTGCGCCTGTGTGCCTCGCGGGTAACCGGGCACCTGTTCACCGACGCCGCGCGGTCGCTCGCCCGCGGCCTCGCGGCGGTCGAATCGGCCAACCTCTGGCCCGAGCGGGCAGCGCTAGAGTTGCCGTAG